Below is a window of Mycobacterium dioxanotrophicus DNA.
CTGCTCGTGGCAAGACGGCGCAGGCTGGGTGTGATGGGTGGGACATTCGATCCGATCCACAACGGGCACCTCGTCGCCGCCAGCGAGGTGGCCGATCTCTTCGAGCTCGACGAAGTGGTGTTCGTGCCGACCGGCGAACCGTGGCAGAAGCACGACCGGCAGGTCAGCGCCGCCGAGGACCGGTACCTCATGACCGTCATCGCCACGGCATCCAACCCGCGGTTCTCGGTGAGCCGGGTCGACATCGACCGGGGCGGCCCCACCTACACCACTGACACGCTGCGTGATCTGACGAAACTCAACGCCACCAGCGATCTGTTCTTCATCACCGGCGCCGATGCCCTGGCGTCGATCCTGTCCTGGCAGAACTGGGAGGACCTTTTTTCGATGGCGAAGTTCGTCGGCGTCAGCCGACCGGGCTATGAGCTCGACGGTAAGCACATCTCGGCGGCCCGTCAGGAGCTCCCGGCCGACGCACTGCAACTCGTGGAGGTACCCGCGCTGGCGATCTCGTCGAGCGACTGCCGCCAGCGTGCGGAGGCCTCCCGGCCCATCTGGTACCTGGTACCCGACGGCGTGGTGCAGTACGTGGCGAAGCGTGGCCTCTACACCGCCCCGGACACGAGGAGCGCAGGAAACGGCCCCGACGCGAGCAACGGCCACAACGGAGGGGGACCCCGATGACCGCCACGACTGACGCCATCGCCATGGCCGAAGTGGCTGCCCGCGCGGCAGCGGGCAAGCTCGCCGACGATGTCGTGGTGATCGACGTGTCCGGTCAGCTGGTCATCACCGACTGCTTTGTCATCGCCTCGGCGTCCAACGAACGTCAGGTCAACGCCATCGTCGACGAGGTCGAGGAGAAGATGCGGCTCGCGGGGTACAAGCCCGCCCGCCGTGAGGGCACCCGCGAGGGACGCTGGACGCTGCTGGACTACATCGACATCGTCGTGCATATCCAGCATCAGGACGAACGCAACTTCTACGCTCTGGACCGCCTGTGGCGGGACTGCCCGCAGATTCCCGTCGACCTGGATCACCAGGACTCCGTCGAATGAGGTTCCGTCGGCTGCTGCTGCTCCGGCACGGCCAGACCGAGTACAACGCGGGCAGCCGCATGCAGGGCCAGCTCGACACCGACTTGTCCGATCTGGGACGCGACCAAGCCGCCGCTGCTGCCGAAGTGCTGGCGAAACGTCAACCGCTGCTGATCGTCTCGTCGGATCTCAAACGCGCGCTGGACACCGCCATGACGCTCGGGGACCGCGCGGGACTTCCGGTGCAGATCGACGAGCGACTCCGCGAGACGCATCTCGGGGATTGGCAGGGTTTGACCCACCTCGAGGTCGATGCCGTGGCACCGGGCGCCCGCGCGATCTGGCGTGATGACGCCCGGTGGGCGCCGCACGGCGGCGAGAGCCGCGTCGATGTCGCGCGGCGCAGCGTGCCGCTGGTATCCGAAATTGTTGCCGCACAACATGAGTGGGGACTCGACGCACCGGAGCGACCCGTGGTGTTGGTGGCCCACGGTGGGCTCATCGCGGCGCTCACCGCGGGGTTGCTGGGGCTGCCGGTCGACAACTGGCCGGTGCTGGGCGGGATGGGCAATGCCAGTTGGGTGCAGCTGTCCGGGCATTCCGCCGACGATGCCCCCTTCGACGACATCCGCTGGCGGCTGGACGTGTGGAACGCCTCGGCGCAGGTGGCCAACGATGTCCTCTGAGCCCACCGTCGGTCCGCCCCAGGGGCGCAGGCCGACGCTGTTGGTGTTCGCGGACTCGCTGTCCTATTTCGGTCCGACGGGTGGGCTGCCGTCCGACGATCCCAGGATCTGGCCCAATATTGTTGCCGAGCAACTCGGTTGGGATCTGGAGCTCATCGGCCGCATCGGCTGGACCAGCCGGGACGTGTGGTGGGCTGCCACTCAGGACCCACGGGCGTGGGCGGCGCTGCCGCGGGCCGGCGCGGTGATCTTCGCGACCGGCGGCATGGATTCGTTGCCGTCGCCGCTGCCGACGGCGCTGCGGGAACTCATCCGCTATGTGCGGCCGGCGTGGCTGCGACGGTGGGCGCGCGACGGCTACGGCTGGCTGCAGCCGCGGTTGTCACCGATCGCCCGCTCCGCGCTTCCGCCGAACGTCACGGTCGAATATCTCGAAATGACGCGTAACGCCATCGATTTCAACCGTCCCGGCATTCCGGTAGTGGCGTCTCTGCCCTCGGTGCACACCGCCGAGACATACGGCAAAGCCCATCACGGCCGCGAACCGACCGTGCAGGCCATCACGACCTGGGCCGAGGAGCACGATGTGCCACTGGTGGACCTGAAAGCGGCCGTCGCCGACGAGGTTCTCAGTGGGCGCGGCAACCCCGATGGCATTCACTGGAACTTCGAGGCGCATCGCGCGGTGGCCGAGTTGATGATCAAGGCTCTCGCGACAGCAGGTGTCCCACAACAGAATTCCGCCAACTGACGATGGCTGTCGTGGTGGTGACAGACTCGTCGTCGCGGCTGCGCTCCGAACTGCGCGACGA
It encodes the following:
- the rsfS gene encoding ribosome silencing factor produces the protein MTATTDAIAMAEVAARAAAGKLADDVVVIDVSGQLVITDCFVIASASNERQVNAIVDEVEEKMRLAGYKPARREGTREGRWTLLDYIDIVVHIQHQDERNFYALDRLWRDCPQIPVDLDHQDSVE
- the octT gene encoding diglucosylglycerate octanoyltransferase, whose product is MSSEPTVGPPQGRRPTLLVFADSLSYFGPTGGLPSDDPRIWPNIVAEQLGWDLELIGRIGWTSRDVWWAATQDPRAWAALPRAGAVIFATGGMDSLPSPLPTALRELIRYVRPAWLRRWARDGYGWLQPRLSPIARSALPPNVTVEYLEMTRNAIDFNRPGIPVVASLPSVHTAETYGKAHHGREPTVQAITTWAEEHDVPLVDLKAAVADEVLSGRGNPDGIHWNFEAHRAVAELMIKALATAGVPQQNSAN
- the gpgP gene encoding glucosyl-3-phosphoglycerate phosphatase — encoded protein: MRFRRLLLLRHGQTEYNAGSRMQGQLDTDLSDLGRDQAAAAAEVLAKRQPLLIVSSDLKRALDTAMTLGDRAGLPVQIDERLRETHLGDWQGLTHLEVDAVAPGARAIWRDDARWAPHGGESRVDVARRSVPLVSEIVAAQHEWGLDAPERPVVLVAHGGLIAALTAGLLGLPVDNWPVLGGMGNASWVQLSGHSADDAPFDDIRWRLDVWNASAQVANDVL
- the nadD gene encoding nicotinate-nucleotide adenylyltransferase, with translation MARRRRLGVMGGTFDPIHNGHLVAASEVADLFELDEVVFVPTGEPWQKHDRQVSAAEDRYLMTVIATASNPRFSVSRVDIDRGGPTYTTDTLRDLTKLNATSDLFFITGADALASILSWQNWEDLFSMAKFVGVSRPGYELDGKHISAARQELPADALQLVEVPALAISSSDCRQRAEASRPIWYLVPDGVVQYVAKRGLYTAPDTRSAGNGPDASNGHNGGGPR